The following coding sequences are from one Ornithodoros turicata isolate Travis chromosome 1, ASM3712646v1, whole genome shotgun sequence window:
- the LOC135377691 gene encoding U20-hexatoxin-Hi1a-like — translation MNKLVIAFAVIALAAVCHGAASGSRQTDCQRRAEQERRVTALPGHIVPECDANGEYKAKQCFGARRKGNPFCSCYTRDYVQIKGPSTKITDCECVRERHEILQQQRRAGNRAGNVPTCNEETGEYVRG, via the exons GTGATCGCTCTTGCAGCCGTCTGTCATG GAGCTGCGTCTGGAAGCCGCCAGACTGACTGTCAGCGGCGAGCTGAGCAAGAACGCAGAGTGACTGCCCTGCCCGGTCATATTGTTCCCGAATGTGATGCAAATGGAGAGTACAAAGCCAAGCAGTGCTTTGGAGCACGCAGGAAGGGAAATCCTTTCTGCTCCTGCTACACCCGCGATTACGTTCAGATCAAGGGCCCATCCACCAAAATCACCGACTGCGAATGTGTCCGCGAACGCCACGAAATCCTCCAGCAGCAGCGCCGAGCCGGCAACCGTGCCGGAA ATGTTCCCACTTGCAATGAGGAAACTGGAGAGTACGTCAGGGGATAA